TTGAAGAGGTTGTTGGAAATATTCGATTGTCTTTGCCTTATCGTTTTTACAATTTCTACGTTAGAGAATTAATTACTGATTTTTTATTAGAGTTCCCACAAACGTCAATTGAAATTAATTTATGCGCCGAAGATGCGTTACCAAAAACAGACCGAGACTTAGTGCTTACGTTTGATATTAGCAGAGCAGAGGACATGATTGCTCGCCCTCTATTCTTAGCTCAGCATGGTGTCTTTGTCGCAACGTCTTATTGGGATAAGCATAAAGTCGCTCAAATCGAAGAACTTGATTGGATTCGATTAGACGATCAAAAGACCATGACATATACCGATCAAACTCAAACATTAAAGCAGATCCACATTCACCCTCGTTTGCAAGTGAATGATATTGGTCAAGTGCTTCATGCCACGGTGAAAGGGCTAGGTGCTGCAACATTACCTTATCATTTGATCATGCCTGAGATGGATCTTATCGAAATATTTTCCGATCATAAGTTCCCACCAAGACAATCTTTTTTGGTGTATAAACAACGAAAATTTCAACCTAAAGCAT
The Aliivibrio salmonicida LFI1238 genome window above contains:
- a CDS encoding LysR family transcriptional regulator, whose protein sequence is MNSIFGTIDDLFLFCKVVQLGSQQAAAKALGLPVSTVSRRLSLMEEKLNVRLLEKKGRELVPTQTGQHYYQLLEDQFNLLESNCHQLSEQVEEVVGNIRLSLPYRFYNFYVRELITDFLLEFPQTSIEINLCAEDALPKTDRDLVLTFDISRAEDMIARPLFLAQHGVFVATSYWDKHKVAQIEELDWIRLDDQKTMTYTDQTQTLKQIHIHPRLQVNDIGQVLHATVKGLGAATLPYHLIMPEMDLIEIFSDHKFPPRQSFLVYKQRKFQPKALAILIERLIATMP